One Natrinema marinum genomic window carries:
- a CDS encoding aspartate aminotransferase family protein, producing the protein MSDLDFVSGSKPIGLERGEGAYLYTADGTEYIDAGASYACTPLGHSHPAVVEAVQEQVGNLTFVDSSYPVQSREGAYAALVAAAPDGLESAWFCNSGTEANEAALKFARSATGESKIVAATRSFHGRTMGSLAATWKDKYKKPYEPLAGDVEFVPYGDGEELAAAVDDETAAVILEPIQGEGGINVPPAGYLETARELTDEAGAALVFDEVQTGMGRTGEMWACQNAGVTPDVLTTAKGLGNGLPVGAVAVRDWIADGAASHNATFSGGPVVAAAVHATVSTLVEEEWPAHAAEIGDYLVTELEAALDDSVREVRGDGLLVGVELKRGANRAARDLAMNQQVLALPAGRTVLRLLPPLVIGEEEADQLVDALTEVIASES; encoded by the coding sequence TCCGGCAGCAAGCCGATCGGCCTCGAGCGCGGCGAAGGGGCGTACCTCTACACCGCCGACGGCACGGAGTATATAGACGCCGGCGCGAGCTACGCCTGCACGCCGCTTGGCCACTCGCATCCGGCGGTCGTCGAGGCCGTTCAGGAGCAGGTCGGAAACCTGACGTTCGTCGACTCCTCGTACCCCGTCCAGTCGCGCGAGGGTGCCTACGCCGCGCTCGTCGCGGCCGCGCCAGACGGCCTCGAGTCCGCGTGGTTCTGTAACTCCGGGACCGAGGCCAACGAGGCCGCGCTGAAGTTCGCCCGATCGGCGACCGGCGAGTCGAAGATCGTCGCCGCGACCCGCTCGTTCCACGGGCGGACGATGGGCTCGCTCGCGGCGACCTGGAAGGACAAGTACAAGAAGCCCTACGAGCCGTTGGCCGGCGACGTGGAATTCGTCCCCTACGGCGACGGCGAGGAGCTCGCGGCCGCCGTGGACGACGAGACCGCGGCCGTCATCCTGGAGCCGATCCAGGGCGAAGGCGGGATCAACGTCCCGCCGGCGGGCTACCTCGAGACCGCCCGCGAACTCACCGACGAGGCCGGCGCGGCGCTCGTCTTCGACGAGGTCCAGACCGGCATGGGCCGCACCGGCGAGATGTGGGCCTGCCAGAACGCCGGCGTCACGCCCGACGTGCTGACGACCGCGAAGGGACTGGGCAACGGCCTGCCGGTCGGCGCGGTCGCGGTCCGCGATTGGATCGCCGACGGCGCTGCCTCGCACAACGCCACGTTCAGCGGCGGGCCCGTCGTCGCCGCGGCGGTCCACGCGACCGTCTCGACGCTGGTCGAGGAGGAGTGGCCCGCTCACGCCGCCGAGATCGGCGACTACCTCGTCACGGAACTCGAGGCGGCGCTGGACGATTCGGTCCGCGAGGTCCGCGGCGACGGGTTGCTCGTCGGCGTCGAGTTGAAACGCGGCGCGAACCGCGCCGCCCGCGACCTGGCGATGAATCAGCAGGTGCTGGCGCTGCCCGCGGGCCGGACCGTGTTGCGTCTGTTGCCGCCGCTGGTGATCGGCGAGGAAGAAGCGGACCAGCTCGTGGACGCGCTGACCGAAGTCATCGCATCCGAATCATGA
- a CDS encoding transcription initiation factor IIB translates to MSDADSSVACPECTGRIRWNGTEAVCEQCGLVAAEDAIDRGPEWRSFDDDDTDRRRTGAPLTRSRHDRGLSTKIGYGTGSGSARRTRLTGRKRRQIARLRREHNRARIATKADQNQVYGFTEIKRLAARLSLPDDIRDQACVLFGSAQSAGLFQGRSLEGFAAAAVYATCRTCSNARTIDEVVAVARADADELSAAYDAMNRELGLPTGPIDPAEYLPRFASALDLETAVENRARAHLEALLEAKLIGGRNPSGVAAACLYRAAGEREEWPTVTQADAAAVADVTPTTIRSTVTEIDEL, encoded by the coding sequence ATGTCAGATGCCGACTCGTCTGTCGCTTGCCCCGAATGTACCGGCAGAATCCGATGGAACGGTACCGAAGCGGTCTGTGAACAGTGCGGTCTCGTCGCCGCCGAAGACGCGATCGATCGCGGCCCGGAGTGGCGCTCGTTCGACGATGACGACACCGATCGACGGCGGACCGGTGCACCGTTGACCCGCTCGAGACACGATCGTGGACTCTCGACGAAGATCGGCTACGGGACCGGCTCCGGCTCCGCCCGCCGCACCCGACTGACCGGCCGGAAGCGCCGCCAGATCGCCCGACTCCGTCGGGAACACAACCGCGCCCGTATCGCGACCAAGGCGGACCAGAATCAGGTGTACGGCTTCACGGAGATCAAACGGCTCGCGGCTCGACTTTCGCTGCCCGACGATATCAGGGACCAGGCCTGCGTCCTCTTTGGCTCCGCCCAGTCCGCGGGGCTCTTTCAGGGCCGCTCCCTCGAGGGCTTTGCCGCCGCTGCGGTCTACGCGACCTGCCGGACCTGCTCGAACGCTCGCACGATCGACGAGGTGGTCGCCGTCGCACGCGCCGACGCCGACGAACTCTCGGCCGCCTACGACGCCATGAACCGGGAGCTCGGTCTTCCAACGGGGCCGATCGATCCCGCCGAGTACCTCCCGCGGTTCGCCTCCGCGCTCGACCTCGAGACGGCCGTCGAAAACCGAGCGCGCGCTCATCTCGAGGCGTTGCTCGAGGCGAAACTGATCGGCGGCCGCAATCCCAGCGGCGTCGCCGCGGCCTGTCTCTACAGGGCTGCCGGCGAACGCGAGGAGTGGCCGACGGTGACCCAGGCTGACGCGGCCGCCGTCGCCGACGTCACGCCGACGACGATCCGGTCGACGGTCACCGAGATCGACGAACTGTAA
- a CDS encoding histidine kinase has translation MASETSTRTAERTGTRLEPWQAGTVGGIAGAIVFGAMMAAQTPGVLEGAIPALYGLEGGLAGMVLHVAHGAVLGVVFAALLVATGRSDPGVAAGSALGLGYGVVVWALLAVVVMPIWLSAVGFAMAPAVPNIAVESLVGHAAYGLVLGAAYALLE, from the coding sequence ATGGCATCAGAGACCAGCACTCGAACGGCCGAGCGAACCGGAACGAGACTCGAGCCCTGGCAAGCGGGCACCGTCGGCGGGATCGCCGGCGCGATCGTCTTCGGTGCGATGATGGCGGCGCAGACGCCCGGCGTCCTCGAGGGCGCGATCCCGGCGTTATACGGTCTCGAAGGCGGCCTCGCGGGGATGGTCCTGCACGTCGCCCACGGAGCCGTCCTCGGGGTCGTCTTCGCCGCGTTGCTCGTCGCGACGGGGCGCTCCGATCCGGGGGTCGCGGCCGGCAGCGCGCTCGGACTCGGCTACGGCGTCGTCGTCTGGGCGCTCCTCGCGGTCGTCGTCATGCCGATCTGGCTCTCGGCGGTCGGCTTCGCGATGGCACCCGCCGTCCCGAACATCGCAGTCGAGAGTCTCGTCGGCCACGCCGCGTACGGACTCGTCCTCGGCGCGGCGTACGCGCTACTCGAGTAA
- a CDS encoding DUF502 domain-containing protein translates to MVGLAGRLKRWLVNGVVITIPLVATLLVVLVVVNFILNALTPVTAGVRFIWPNDPPAPIIEIVTLGSLLGLFVLIGIVAEYTPGAYVSSRVHATMESVPGVSTVYESIRQASKVLVDDDTEQFQDVKLVEFPNEGTYMLGFLTADTPAAIESGVGEAEMVTVMIPLAPNPATNGYVTHLPTERVHEVDLTVEEAFRSIATLGVAADGLEGAEDDS, encoded by the coding sequence ATGGTAGGTCTCGCCGGACGACTCAAACGATGGCTCGTGAACGGGGTCGTCATCACGATTCCGCTGGTCGCGACCCTGCTCGTCGTTCTCGTCGTCGTCAACTTCATTCTCAACGCCCTCACACCGGTGACCGCCGGCGTACGGTTCATCTGGCCCAATGACCCACCGGCGCCGATCATCGAGATCGTAACCCTTGGCTCGTTGCTCGGTCTCTTCGTCCTGATCGGGATCGTCGCGGAGTACACCCCCGGCGCGTACGTCTCGAGTCGCGTCCACGCGACGATGGAGTCCGTTCCGGGCGTGAGCACCGTCTACGAGAGCATCCGGCAGGCGAGCAAGGTGTTAGTCGACGACGACACCGAGCAGTTCCAGGACGTGAAACTCGTCGAGTTCCCCAACGAGGGGACGTACATGCTCGGCTTTCTCACCGCAGACACGCCCGCTGCCATCGAATCGGGTGTTGGCGAAGCGGAGATGGTGACGGTCATGATCCCCCTCGCGCCGAACCCGGCGACGAACGGGTACGTCACGCACCTCCCGACCGAGCGAGTCCACGAGGTCGATCTCACCGTCGAGGAAGCGTTTCGATCGATCGCGACGCTCGGCGTCGCCGCCGACGGGCTCGAGGGTGCCGAAGACGACTCCTAG
- the argF gene encoding ornithine carbamoyltransferase codes for MTTTDTQPRHFLDVDDLSEEELLAVLDRADEYKRAVEAGTDHADLSGQTLGMLFQKASTRTRVSFETGMTQLGGHAIFLGEDDIQLGRGEPLKDTSRALSRYVDAVMARVFKHENVEVLAEYSSVPIVNGLTDDAHPCQTLADLLTIREHEDGFEDVSAAWIGDGNNVAQSFALGCALTDIDLTIATPEGYEVDADVLERARDLGGDPTTTTDPVEAVTDADIIYTDVWISMGQEDERDVRMDDFEGFQVCADLLEHAPEASVMHCLPAHRGEEITDAVIEGERSIVFDQAENRLHAQKALLSWLLE; via the coding sequence ATGACAACGACCGATACGCAGCCGAGACATTTCCTTGACGTCGACGACCTCTCCGAGGAGGAACTGCTCGCAGTTCTCGACAGGGCCGACGAGTACAAACGCGCCGTCGAAGCCGGCACGGACCACGCCGACCTGTCCGGACAGACCCTGGGGATGCTCTTCCAGAAGGCGAGCACCCGGACCCGGGTCTCCTTCGAGACGGGGATGACGCAACTGGGCGGTCACGCGATCTTCCTCGGGGAAGACGACATCCAGCTCGGGCGGGGCGAACCGCTGAAAGACACGTCGCGTGCGCTCTCGAGATACGTCGACGCCGTGATGGCCCGCGTGTTCAAACACGAGAACGTCGAGGTGCTCGCGGAGTACTCCTCGGTCCCGATCGTCAACGGGCTCACCGACGACGCCCACCCCTGCCAGACGCTCGCGGACCTGCTGACGATCCGCGAACACGAGGACGGCTTCGAGGACGTCTCGGCGGCCTGGATCGGCGACGGCAACAACGTCGCCCAGTCGTTCGCCCTCGGCTGTGCGCTGACCGATATCGACCTGACGATCGCGACGCCGGAGGGGTACGAGGTCGACGCGGACGTCCTCGAGCGTGCCCGCGACCTCGGCGGCGATCCGACGACCACGACCGATCCCGTCGAGGCGGTCACTGACGCCGATATCATTTATACGGACGTCTGGATCAGCATGGGCCAAGAGGACGAACGAGACGTCCGAATGGACGACTTCGAGGGCTTCCAGGTCTGCGCGGATCTGCTCGAGCACGCCCCCGAGGCGTCGGTCATGCACTGTCTCCCGGCTCATCGCGGCGAGGAGATCACCGACGCCGTCATCGAGGGCGAGCGCTCGATCGTCTTCGATCAGGCGGAGAATCGGCTGCACGCCCAGAAGGCGCTGTTGAGTTGGCTGCTCGAGTAG
- a CDS encoding helix-turn-helix domain-containing protein, translated as MADAPQHRLGELMEQSNPPFEEVMSCVFGIETHETRAYLVLCEQPGSTIEELAATLERDRSTVNRSLSTLRDRGLVRRDRRLLDGGGDIYQYTALALPDAKELLHEALDAWTATVHDVIDDFDAQ; from the coding sequence ATGGCCGACGCTCCGCAGCACCGACTCGGGGAACTGATGGAGCAATCGAACCCGCCGTTCGAGGAGGTGATGAGCTGCGTGTTCGGGATCGAGACTCACGAGACGCGGGCGTACCTCGTCCTGTGCGAGCAACCCGGGAGCACGATCGAGGAACTGGCCGCCACGCTCGAGCGCGACCGGAGCACGGTCAATCGCTCGCTATCGACGCTGCGCGATCGGGGGCTCGTCCGCCGTGACCGACGCCTGTTAGACGGCGGCGGCGACATCTATCAGTACACTGCGCTCGCGCTCCCGGACGCCAAGGAGTTGCTCCACGAGGCGCTCGACGCGTGGACGGCGACCGTCCACGACGTGATCGACGACTTCGACGCACAGTGA
- a CDS encoding [LysW]-lysine hydrolase has product MSANADPSSDVSAAEARELLVDLVSIPSPTREEREAAERLVDFFEAHDREVWIDAVGNVRAPADDAVLLTSHIDTVPGDIPVEVEETGDDEILWGRGSVDATGPLAAMAAAAVRTGVSFVGVVGEEVDSKGARYLVDDREEPPDAVVNGEPSGADGITLGYRGLIAGTYVATSESGHTSRPDPNAIQHAVRWWSAVEEHFEGDEYEPVFEQVTTKPVDIQGGVSDDGLSVEATMDVQLRVPPALDVGTVREAAEAELEVGTVTWKDKVPPVMSSPRTEVARAFRVAIREEGDDPRLVRKTGTSDMNIYAGAWDCPMVTYGPGNSDLDHAPDERLALSEFDQSVAILERVARTLSEQ; this is encoded by the coding sequence ATGAGCGCGAACGCCGACCCCTCGAGCGACGTATCGGCCGCCGAGGCCCGCGAGTTACTCGTCGATCTCGTCTCGATCCCCTCGCCGACTCGCGAGGAACGCGAGGCGGCCGAGCGCCTCGTGGACTTCTTCGAGGCTCACGACCGGGAGGTCTGGATCGATGCGGTCGGGAACGTCCGCGCGCCGGCGGACGACGCCGTGCTGTTGACCTCGCACATCGACACCGTCCCGGGCGACATCCCCGTCGAGGTCGAGGAGACCGGCGACGACGAGATCCTTTGGGGCCGCGGCAGCGTCGACGCGACGGGGCCGCTCGCGGCGATGGCGGCCGCCGCCGTCCGTACCGGCGTCTCCTTCGTCGGCGTCGTCGGCGAGGAGGTCGACTCGAAAGGGGCGCGCTATCTGGTCGACGACCGCGAGGAGCCGCCGGACGCCGTCGTCAACGGCGAACCCTCCGGAGCCGACGGGATCACGCTGGGCTATCGGGGACTGATCGCCGGCACGTACGTCGCGACCAGCGAGTCCGGCCACACCTCTCGGCCGGACCCGAACGCGATCCAACACGCCGTCCGCTGGTGGTCGGCCGTCGAAGAGCACTTCGAGGGTGACGAGTACGAGCCGGTCTTCGAACAGGTGACGACCAAGCCGGTCGACATCCAAGGCGGCGTCAGCGACGACGGCCTCTCCGTCGAGGCGACGATGGACGTCCAGTTGCGCGTCCCACCGGCGCTCGATGTCGGTACCGTCCGCGAGGCCGCGGAGGCCGAACTCGAGGTCGGGACCGTGACCTGGAAGGACAAGGTCCCGCCGGTGATGTCGAGTCCGCGAACGGAGGTCGCACGGGCGTTTCGCGTCGCCATCCGCGAGGAAGGCGACGATCCCCGCCTGGTGCGAAAGACCGGGACGAGTGACATGAACATCTACGCCGGGGCCTGGGACTGTCCGATGGTCACTTATGGGCCCGGCAACTCGGACCTCGATCACGCGCCCGACGAGCGACTGGCGCTGTCGGAGTTCGACCAGTCAGTGGCGATCTTAGAGCGCGTCGCGCGGACGCTCAGTGAACAATAG
- a CDS encoding pro-sigmaK processing inhibitor BofA family protein — MSGLEILLLVLVLVVVLGAAQLVQTARPFIINAVAGLVVLYVAQVVFGVGVAVTPLVLAIVAIGGVPGSVLVIVLSIVGVAF; from the coding sequence ATGTCCGGCCTCGAGATACTGCTGCTGGTCCTCGTCCTCGTCGTCGTGTTGGGCGCGGCACAGCTCGTGCAGACGGCCAGACCCTTTATCATCAACGCGGTGGCCGGGCTCGTGGTGCTCTACGTTGCACAGGTCGTCTTCGGTGTCGGCGTCGCGGTGACGCCGCTCGTCCTCGCAATCGTCGCGATCGGCGGCGTTCCGGGCTCGGTGCTTGTGATCGTCCTGTCGATCGTCGGGGTCGCGTTCTGA
- the thrC gene encoding threonine synthase, producing the protein MSLSLSADQPETPADADEGVWLECIECGDTFAPFDDVRYTCDECDGLLEVRYADLPTFDDFEGQGVWRYADALPFDSGVSIQEGATPLYEVPRLEDEVGVEALRIKHEGMNPTGSFKDRGMTVGVKVATELGVDRLACASTGNTSAALAAYGSRGGKETLVLLPAGKVAAGKIAQASLHGARILEVDGNFDACLDIVQELAGQGEAYLLNSLNPFRLEGQKTIGLEILESFLADYDAVPERIVLPVGNAGNTSALYKAFRELVQAGALAEDDVPKLTGVQAAGAAPMVEAIENGADEVRRWDDVETRATAIRIGNPVNAPKALPGIRETGGTAVAVSDEEITEAQRAIAGEGIGVEPASAASVAGLRKLRDEGVVAADERVACLTTGHLLKDPDAAAAAGGDPEPVPADTQGVLDHLRD; encoded by the coding sequence ATGAGTCTCAGTCTCTCGGCCGACCAGCCGGAAACGCCTGCCGACGCCGACGAGGGCGTCTGGCTCGAGTGCATCGAGTGCGGTGACACCTTCGCTCCCTTCGACGACGTCCGGTACACCTGCGACGAGTGCGACGGCTTACTCGAGGTCCGCTATGCCGATCTCCCGACCTTTGACGACTTCGAGGGACAGGGTGTCTGGCGCTACGCCGACGCGCTCCCCTTCGATTCGGGCGTCTCCATCCAGGAGGGCGCGACGCCGCTGTACGAGGTGCCCCGACTCGAGGACGAGGTCGGCGTCGAGGCGCTGCGAATCAAACACGAGGGGATGAACCCGACCGGCTCGTTCAAAGACCGCGGGATGACCGTCGGCGTCAAGGTCGCGACGGAACTCGGCGTCGACCGGCTGGCCTGTGCTTCCACCGGAAACACCAGCGCCGCGCTGGCCGCCTACGGCTCCCGCGGGGGGAAGGAGACGCTCGTGCTCCTCCCCGCAGGGAAAGTCGCCGCGGGCAAGATCGCGCAGGCGAGCCTCCACGGTGCGCGCATCTTGGAGGTCGACGGGAATTTCGACGCCTGTCTCGACATCGTCCAGGAACTCGCCGGCCAGGGCGAGGCCTACCTGCTGAACTCGCTGAACCCGTTCCGACTCGAGGGCCAGAAGACGATCGGCCTCGAGATCCTCGAAAGCTTCCTCGCGGACTACGACGCCGTTCCGGAACGGATCGTCCTCCCGGTCGGCAACGCGGGCAACACGTCGGCGCTCTACAAGGCGTTCCGCGAACTCGTCCAGGCCGGCGCGCTCGCGGAAGACGACGTGCCGAAGCTGACCGGCGTCCAGGCCGCGGGGGCCGCGCCGATGGTCGAGGCGATCGAGAACGGCGCCGACGAGGTCCGCCGCTGGGACGACGTAGAAACGCGCGCGACCGCCATCCGGATCGGCAACCCGGTCAACGCGCCGAAAGCGCTTCCCGGTATCCGCGAGACCGGCGGTACTGCGGTTGCGGTCTCCGACGAGGAGATCACCGAGGCCCAGCGGGCCATCGCGGGCGAAGGGATCGGCGTCGAACCCGCCTCCGCCGCTTCCGTCGCCGGCCTGCGAAAGCTCCGCGACGAGGGCGTCGTCGCCGCCGACGAACGCGTTGCGTGCCTCACGACGGGGCACCTGCTCAAAGACCCCGACGCCGCGGCCGCCGCTGGCGGCGATCCCGAACCCGTTCCCGCCGACACGCAGGGCGTCCTCGACCACCTTCGCGACTAA
- a CDS encoding LAGLIDADG family homing endonuclease yields MAQAGNSELVDAFEQFFRNYYDNEIKQLAQRYPNEQRSLHVDWQDLYRFDPDLADDFIAQPEQLQRYAEEALRLYDLPIDVSLGQAHVRVRNLPETESPEIREIRARDMNSLVQVHGIVRKATDVRPKIEEAAFECQLCGTLTRVPQSSGDFQEPHECQGCERQGPFRVNFDQSEFVDSQKLRIQESPEGLRGGETPQSLDVNVEDDITGEVTPGDHVSATGVLRLEQQGDQQEKSPVFDFYMEGMSVDIDEEQFEDMDITDEDKEEIVRLSSSEDIYEKMIGSIAPSIYGYDQEKLAMILQLFSGVTKQLPDGSRIRGDLHMLLIGDPGTGKCVRGDTKVTLADGRDVPIRDLVESNLEDPKPIDDGWWDEIDLEVPSLQADGSIVPQRATKVWKREAPARMYRVRTSSGRELEVTPSHPLFVQHDSQFKPIVADDLTEGQFIAAPRILSTEGDDTLDIDFRRSRSRNAVQLELPNEWTPSLARLIGYIIAEGYVKQRDNNMGFVSITNNDREVVDDAANALGKLGLTITERDPHEGKNARELRCSAGEFVSFLQTLEPCILQSSDSQRVPEAIFGATESTKSEFLKAFIEGEGHVSKSQREITIASMSRELLENVRTLLLSVGIRSQLHERHNGSFRLRISGDEFETYVSEIGFITDRKQRATEQYVDTNGNTNLDVVPNIGTELRQIRESLSLTQAECGLPRSTYQNYERGSKNPSRESLRKIVVAFKDGLSGQGSQDKGAALADGGSLPTSIAALEQFVEGAVAWERIESIDTVTPDYDWVYDLEIEGTHNYISNGVISHNSQMLGYIENIAPRSVYTSGKGSSSAGLTAAAVRDDFGDGQQWSLEAGALVLADQGIAAVDELDKMRPEDRSAMHEALEQQKISVSKAGINATLKSRCSLLGAANPKYGRFDQYEPIGEQIDLEPALISRFDLIFTVTDQPDEEKDRNLAEHIITTNYAGELTTQREEMSSLDVSQGEIDEMTAQVDPEVDAELLRKYVAYAKQNCHPRMTEAAQETIRDFYVDLRSRGTDEDAAVPVTARKLEALVRLAEASARVRLSDTVDESDAEQSVEIVRSCLQDIGVDPETGEFDADIVEAGTSKSQRDRIKNLKQLISDIEEEYDDGAPVDIVMERADEIGMDQSKAEHEIDKLKQKGEVYEPSTDTLRTT; encoded by the coding sequence ATGGCGCAAGCGGGAAATTCCGAACTTGTCGACGCTTTCGAGCAGTTCTTCCGCAACTACTACGACAACGAGATCAAACAGCTTGCGCAGCGATACCCCAACGAGCAGCGCTCGCTGCACGTCGACTGGCAGGACCTCTACCGGTTCGACCCCGACCTCGCCGACGACTTCATCGCCCAGCCCGAACAGCTCCAGCGCTACGCCGAAGAAGCGCTCCGACTCTACGACCTGCCGATCGACGTGAGCCTCGGCCAGGCCCACGTCCGCGTTCGAAATCTCCCCGAGACCGAGTCCCCCGAGATTCGAGAGATCCGCGCCCGCGATATGAACTCCCTCGTGCAGGTCCACGGCATCGTTCGCAAGGCCACGGACGTGCGGCCGAAGATCGAGGAAGCCGCCTTCGAGTGCCAGCTCTGTGGCACCCTCACCCGCGTCCCCCAGTCTAGCGGCGACTTCCAGGAGCCCCACGAGTGCCAGGGCTGTGAACGGCAGGGACCATTCCGCGTCAACTTCGATCAGTCCGAGTTCGTCGACTCGCAGAAACTCCGCATCCAGGAGAGCCCCGAGGGACTGCGCGGCGGTGAGACCCCCCAGTCGCTCGATGTCAATGTCGAAGACGATATTACCGGCGAGGTCACCCCCGGCGACCACGTCTCCGCGACCGGCGTCCTCCGGCTCGAGCAACAGGGCGACCAGCAGGAGAAGTCGCCTGTCTTCGATTTCTACATGGAGGGCATGTCCGTCGACATCGACGAAGAGCAGTTCGAGGACATGGACATCACGGACGAGGACAAAGAGGAGATCGTCCGCCTCTCCTCGAGCGAGGATATCTACGAGAAGATGATCGGCTCCATCGCACCCTCTATCTACGGCTACGACCAGGAGAAACTCGCGATGATCCTCCAGTTGTTCTCGGGCGTGACGAAGCAATTGCCCGACGGCTCTCGGATCCGCGGCGACCTGCACATGCTCCTCATCGGGGATCCGGGTACTGGTAAGTGCGTTCGCGGAGACACAAAGGTAACACTCGCGGACGGCCGAGACGTTCCGATTCGCGATCTCGTCGAATCGAATCTCGAGGATCCGAAACCGATCGATGACGGTTGGTGGGACGAGATAGATCTCGAGGTTCCGTCCTTGCAGGCCGACGGCTCGATCGTCCCACAGCGAGCGACGAAAGTCTGGAAGCGCGAAGCACCTGCCCGGATGTATCGCGTGCGAACCTCGAGTGGACGGGAGCTCGAGGTAACGCCGTCGCATCCGCTGTTCGTACAGCATGACAGTCAGTTCAAACCGATCGTTGCGGATGATCTCACCGAAGGACAATTTATTGCTGCACCCCGCATTCTCTCTACAGAGGGAGACGATACGCTCGATATCGATTTCCGCCGATCTCGATCGCGGAATGCAGTTCAGCTAGAGTTACCGAACGAATGGACCCCATCATTAGCTCGACTGATCGGCTACATCATCGCAGAAGGATACGTCAAGCAACGCGACAACAATATGGGATTCGTTTCGATTACGAATAACGACCGAGAAGTAGTAGACGACGCAGCAAACGCGCTCGGGAAACTCGGTCTCACTATAACGGAACGAGACCCTCACGAGGGGAAAAACGCGCGTGAGCTACGCTGTTCCGCAGGAGAGTTCGTAAGCTTCCTCCAGACACTCGAGCCGTGTATTCTCCAGTCGTCTGATTCCCAGCGTGTCCCAGAAGCCATATTTGGGGCGACTGAATCGACGAAATCGGAATTCCTCAAGGCATTCATCGAAGGGGAGGGTCATGTTTCGAAGTCCCAGCGGGAGATCACTATCGCTTCGATGAGTCGTGAACTTCTCGAAAACGTCCGAACTCTGCTTCTCTCAGTGGGGATCCGCTCACAGCTACATGAGCGGCATAATGGGAGTTTCCGACTCAGGATTAGTGGAGACGAATTTGAGACGTACGTCTCTGAGATTGGGTTTATAACCGACCGAAAACAACGGGCTACGGAACAGTACGTCGATACGAACGGGAATACGAACCTTGACGTCGTTCCAAACATCGGGACGGAACTTCGCCAGATTCGAGAATCGCTTTCACTGACACAGGCTGAGTGTGGATTACCGCGATCGACGTACCAGAATTACGAACGGGGATCGAAAAACCCGAGCCGAGAGAGTCTCCGAAAAATCGTCGTTGCCTTCAAAGACGGTCTATCGGGACAGGGGAGCCAAGACAAGGGGGCAGCGTTAGCTGATGGTGGGTCCTTACCGACGAGTATCGCTGCCCTCGAACAGTTCGTCGAAGGAGCGGTCGCTTGGGAACGGATCGAATCGATTGACACAGTCACACCCGATTACGACTGGGTATATGACCTCGAGATAGAAGGGACACACAACTACATCTCGAACGGCGTCATCTCACACAACTCTCAGATGCTCGGTTACATCGAGAACATCGCCCCACGGTCAGTCTACACCTCCGGGAAAGGCTCCTCCTCGGCTGGTCTGACGGCCGCGGCGGTCCGCGACGACTTCGGCGACGGTCAGCAGTGGAGCCTCGAGGCCGGTGCGCTCGTGCTCGCCGATCAGGGGATCGCGGCGGTCGACGAGTTGGACAAGATGCGACCCGAAGACCGGAGTGCGATGCACGAGGCCCTAGAGCAACAGAAGATTTCGGTCTCGAAGGCGGGGATCAACGCCACCCTCAAGTCCCGCTGTTCGCTGCTCGGCGCAGCCAACCCCAAGTACGGCCGTTTCGACCAGTACGAGCCCATCGGCGAGCAGATCGACCTCGAGCCGGCGCTCATCTCGCGGTTCGACCTGATTTTCACCGTCACGGACCAACCTGACGAGGAAAAGGATCGTAACCTCGCCGAGCACATCATCACGACGAACTACGCCGGCGAGTTGACGACCCAGCGCGAGGAGATGAGCTCACTCGATGTCAGTCAAGGCGAGATCGACGAGATGACCGCGCAGGTCGATCCGGAGGTCGATGCCGAACTCCTGCGCAAGTACGTCGCCTACGCCAAACAGAACTGTCACCCGCGGATGACCGAAGCGGCTCAAGAAACGATTCGGGACTTCTACGTCGACCTGCGCTCGAGGGGCACCGACGAGGATGCTGCCGTTCCCGTCACGGCCCGAAAGCTCGAGGCGCTGGTGCGACTCGCGGAGGCGAGCGCCCGTGTTCGGCTCTCCGATACGGTCGATGAGAGCGACGCCGAGCAGTCGGTCGAAATCGTCCGCTCGTGTCTACAGGATATCGGCGTCGACCCCGAGACCGGGGAGTTCGACGCGGATATCGTCGAGGCCGGCACTTCGAAGTCCCAGCGCGACCGGATCAAGAACCTCAAACAGCTCATCAGCGACATCGAAGAGGAGTACGACGACGGCGCGCCGGTCGACATCGTCATGGAGCGAGCTGACGAGATCGGCATGGATCAGTCCAAGGCCGAACACGAGATCGACAAGCTCAAACAGAAAGGCGAGGTCTACGAACCGAGCACGGACACGCTCCGCACGACGTGA